The DNA region TCTGCTACTTTCTCCATGGCTGCTGAATCAGAACCCAAAGCTCCTTTCTCGATGGACTCCTATCACGTGTCTGAGGAGCTCGGCTTCATCCTCCCCGAGCCTCTGGTAGGTGGAAAATGTTGTCTCTACTTTGTTTGAAGCGGTAATTTCCCCCATGCAGTCACCATTAAAAATCTGACTGTCAGGAAACTGTAGTGTCtggcaaatataaaacaaaacagtacttttatttaaaaacaattccaTGATGCTGATTCTTATGTAAACTGAAGAGACAGTAACAAACGAGTGTTGCACAAGTGAATCCCTGTATGTAAGTAAATGGTGAACTTTGGCTGGTGGTATTGATTGAGATCAGCTGACAGAGATAAGTTGAATTTTTGGCATTGTCCTCGCTTGTTTTTGTATCTAACTTTATTCCGACCCAAAACCCATGTGTTTTCACAGTCAAATTTTGTTAAACTCTTCTTTAAATACAAGGTCACTGTTGATGAAACAACATCAAATGAAAATTTGAGCCTaaaattcaaagtaaaaaagtCTCTGATTCTTCCATCAATTACAAGTTCACATCCGTGCATGCTGAGTTTCTTTTCCCTTTGTCACAATGATGAACATTCCCTCATGATGGACACTCAACCGCAACTTCACATTCAAAGAAAGAGCTCCCACCCTACTACCAGCCATGGATGGATATTGCCCTGCGGGTCCCAGAGCTTGTGCTCTCTCACGAGCTGCGCTCCCATATTCACAAGGTAAGAAGGGACAATAAAACAGGCAAGGACAGTTCAAGATGTTTGTGGAGCTGTGGTTCAGTGGCTCCTCTCTGTGCAGATGCCGCTGCTGAGCAGCAGCTCTCTACAGAAATACCGGGAGTTGAGGCTGGCCCACTTGACCCTCAGCGTGATGACCATGGGCTACGTTTGGCAGGAGGGAGAGAACGACACAGTTGAGGTAACTCAGTcagcttttctttaaaaatatgtattgttCTTAATTCAACATATTCATTAATCTTTTATTAAATCTTTCTATAAGGTTCTTCCATGTAACCTGGCTGTTCCATTCTGGGAGGTGTCACAGCGATTGGGAATTCCCCCAATTCTCACCCATTCTGATGGAGTACTTGCTAACTGGAGGAAGAGGGACCCTGAGGGGTGAGGCCATTTACCTCATGTAGTTTCATTACGTCCCATATAAGTGTTAGGTATAAATATGCTCTGTTTCCTTTTAACGTTCAACTCTGCATCTCCTGTTTCAGGCCTTTTGACATGGAGTGAGTACATTCTCATTTGCAGCCTCGACACGTTATTAGTAATAATCAGGTgctgtgtgtaaaatgtatttttattcacGTCACACAGGAACCTGGAGCTGCTGGTCACCCTCCCAGGTGGAGACAGCGTCCGAGGCTTCTTCATGGTCActctgctggtggagctggcaGCAGTTCCTGCACTGAGGGTGAAGATGTTTTGAAAAATAAGAGtcacaaataaaataacaagtAAACTGATTAGCAGAGTAACTGGACATGTGTTGCAGAGCATCCCCACTGTGATCAACGGTGTCAGGTGCCGAGACACTGAGGCTGTGGCCAGAGCCCTGGAGGACATTAGCCAGTCTTTACAAGATATGACTGATGCATTCAAATTGATGAAAGGTTGTCACTCAAATATATAACTCTGTttattgaaaattaaaaaagtatttttgatcAATGTGATTTTTCTACAGCGCATGTGGAGCCTTCAGTCTTCTATGGCATTATGAGGATCTACTTGTCTGGGTACAGAACATTTTTAAGTTATTTAGTCATTTATTTGTGCAGTTGaacatgtttttgaaatgtgtgcatgtttctgtcCATGTACACCTGTATAGATGGAAAGACAACCCCAGTATGCCAAAGGGCCTGGTCTATGAGGGGGTTGGGACCGAAGCGATGGAGTTTTCAGGAGGAAGTGCTGCACAGAGCAGTTTGCTGCACTGTTTTGATGAACTTCTGGGAGTCAAACATGAAGACAAAAGTGGTATGATGGCTAATTCTCATGTATCCTTTGAATGATTGCATCAGCACTGTATACAAATAAAAGCCCTCTCTGTGATGATGCTGCCTTTATAGGTGCCTTTCTAACCCGCATGAGGAACTACATGCCACCTGCTCACAAGCAACTAATCCAGGACATCTCTCTGCAACCGCCCCTGAGGAGTTTTGTCCAGCAGCAGGCCAGCGAGCGTCTAAACCAGGCCTTTCATCTCTGCGTCACAAAGCTGTTGGCTCTGCGGAGCTACCACATCAACGTCGTCAGCCGC from Limanda limanda chromosome 5, fLimLim1.1, whole genome shotgun sequence includes:
- the ido1 gene encoding indoleamine 2,3-dioxygenase 1, translated to MAAESEPKAPFSMDSYHVSEELGFILPEPLKELPPYYQPWMDIALRVPELVLSHELRSHIHKMPLLSSSSLQKYRELRLAHLTLSVMTMGYVWQEGENDTVEVLPCNLAVPFWEVSQRLGIPPILTHSDGVLANWRKRDPEGPFDMENLELLVTLPGGDSVRGFFMVTLLVELAAVPALRSIPTVINGVRCRDTEAVARALEDISQSLQDMTDAFKLMKAHVEPSVFYGIMRIYLSGWKDNPSMPKGLVYEGVGTEAMEFSGGSAAQSSLLHCFDELLGVKHEDKSGAFLTRMRNYMPPAHKQLIQDISLQPPLRSFVQQQASERLNQAFHLCVTKLLALRSYHINVVSRYITVPSARARQLCKQNPDLEGEMISRAPKALEERGTGGSGIMSFLKTVRDQTKDALLPETNKETNLT